The [Bacillus] selenitireducens MLS10 genome includes a region encoding these proteins:
- the ribF gene encoding riboflavin biosynthesis protein RibF: protein MEIIRMKHPQRGLNLPQLAVALGFFDGVHKGHQKVIEMAKEKAGELGVKSGVMTFYPHPKEVLRPETAKEVKYLSAIEDKAELIGFSGVDYLIIVEFDPRFADLSPQQFVDQYLIGQNIVHVVAGFDYTYGRMGKGTMETLPFHSRGMLTQTIVKKVASTKEKISSTSIRTALVKGDIRKVNDYLGRLYTLSGNVEHGEKRGRTIGFPTANVSVDDKTLTPAPGVYAVTANVEGDSFEYTGICNIGFKPTFHDEKPDAPVLEIHLFDFSKTIYDTHITVYFHDFVRGEVKFSGVDELVDQIKKDVDQVKTFFSDRVT from the coding sequence ATGGAGATCATAAGAATGAAACACCCGCAAAGAGGGTTGAATCTGCCACAGCTGGCAGTGGCTCTCGGTTTTTTTGACGGTGTGCATAAAGGCCATCAAAAGGTAATTGAGATGGCCAAAGAGAAAGCTGGAGAACTGGGGGTCAAAAGCGGTGTCATGACTTTTTATCCTCACCCAAAGGAAGTATTGCGTCCGGAGACGGCTAAAGAGGTGAAGTATTTGTCCGCGATAGAGGATAAAGCCGAGCTGATTGGCTTCAGTGGGGTTGATTATCTGATCATTGTGGAATTTGATCCGCGGTTTGCAGATTTGTCCCCCCAGCAATTTGTTGATCAGTATCTGATTGGACAGAATATTGTTCATGTTGTAGCCGGATTTGATTACACCTATGGACGAATGGGGAAAGGGACGATGGAAACACTGCCATTTCATTCGCGCGGCATGCTGACTCAGACAATTGTGAAGAAAGTGGCATCCACGAAAGAGAAGATCAGTTCCACATCCATCAGAACAGCCCTTGTGAAAGGGGATATCAGGAAAGTGAATGATTATCTCGGACGGTTGTATACCCTCAGTGGAAACGTTGAACACGGCGAGAAGAGAGGCAGAACCATCGGTTTTCCAACCGCGAATGTATCAGTTGATGACAAAACCCTCACGCCGGCTCCGGGTGTTTATGCCGTGACCGCAAACGTAGAAGGGGATTCTTTTGAGTATACGGGCATTTGCAATATTGGTTTCAAACCGACTTTCCATGATGAAAAGCCTGATGCTCCGGTTTTGGAAATCCACCTCTTTGATTTCAGTAAAACGATTTATGATACGCATATCACTGTGTACTTTCATGACTTTGTCAGGGGAGAAGTGAAATTCTCCGGTGTGGATGAACTGGTTGACCAGATCAAAAAAGATGTGGATCAGGTTAAAACATTTTTCAGCGACCGGGTGACGTAA
- the rpsO gene encoding 30S ribosomal protein S15 has protein sequence MALTVERKNEIIEKFKTHENDTGSPEVQVAILTEQITTLNDHLRTHKKDHHSRRGLLKMVGQRRNLLTYLRNKDVTRYRNLVDALGLRR, from the coding sequence ATGGCTTTAACAGTAGAGCGCAAGAACGAAATCATTGAGAAATTCAAGACCCATGAGAATGATACCGGTTCTCCTGAGGTACAGGTTGCTATCCTTACCGAACAGATCACGACTTTGAATGATCATCTTCGTACGCACAAGAAGGATCATCACTCACGTCGTGGACTTCTGAAGATGGTAGGTCAGCGTCGTAATCTTCTTACGTACCTGCGTAATAAAGATGTTACGCGATACCGTAATCTGGTAGACGCACTAGGACTCCGTCGTTAA
- the pnp gene encoding polyribonucleotide nucleotidyltransferase, producing the protein MSEESKVYSMEWAGRTLSFEVGKYAKQANGAVMVKYGDTTVLSTATGSKEPKDLPFFPLTVNYEERLYAAGKIPGGFIKREGRPSDNAVLTSRLIDRPIRPLFPDGYRNDVQVISIVMSSDQNASSEMAAMIGSSMALSISDIPFGGPIAGVTVGRVNGEFIINPTTTQMADSDIDLIVAGTKDAVNMVEAGAEQVPEEDMMDAILFGHDEIKRLVAFQEEIIAEVGKPKMEVQLLTTDADLETELREKAYGKLTEAAKVVEKAAREDAISDVYDEIMLDYVTEQPEEDRSKEVKEILNKLLKETVRELITKENIRPDGRKVDEIRPLSSEVDILPRAHGSGLFTRGQTQALSVCTLGALGDVQILDGLGIEESKRFMHHYNFPQFSVGETGPIRGPGRREIGHGALGERALEQVIPSEKDFPYTIRLVSEVLESNGSTSQASICASTMAMMAAGVPITSPVAGIAMGLVKHGEDMTVLTDIQGMEDALGDMDFKVAGTKDGVTALQMDIKIEGINREVLKSALEQARDGRLKILDNMLSAIPEPRDELSEYAPKIKTMNIHPDKIRDVIGPSGKIINKIIEETGVKIDIEQDGTVFISGLDVDMIHKALSTIEEIVREVEVGETYLGKVKRIEKFGCFVEIFKGKDGLVHISQLANERVGKVEDVVSIGDELLVKVTEIDNQGRVNLSRKAVLNEEAKK; encoded by the coding sequence ATGAGTGAAGAATCAAAAGTGTATTCAATGGAGTGGGCAGGCAGAACGCTGTCCTTCGAAGTAGGGAAGTATGCCAAGCAGGCAAACGGTGCAGTCATGGTGAAATACGGAGACACAACCGTCCTTTCCACAGCAACCGGTTCCAAGGAACCCAAGGACCTGCCATTTTTCCCGCTGACAGTCAATTATGAAGAACGTCTTTATGCAGCAGGAAAAATACCGGGCGGTTTCATCAAACGCGAAGGCCGTCCAAGTGACAATGCGGTTCTGACCTCCCGTTTGATCGATCGGCCGATCCGTCCATTATTTCCGGATGGCTACAGAAATGATGTCCAGGTTATCAGCATTGTGATGAGCAGTGATCAAAACGCCTCTTCTGAAATGGCAGCGATGATCGGTTCATCGATGGCGCTGTCTATCTCTGATATTCCATTCGGCGGACCAATTGCAGGTGTTACAGTCGGGCGTGTTAATGGTGAATTCATCATTAATCCGACAACGACTCAAATGGCAGACAGTGATATTGATCTGATTGTTGCAGGTACGAAGGATGCGGTTAACATGGTTGAAGCCGGGGCCGAGCAAGTCCCGGAAGAAGACATGATGGATGCAATCCTGTTTGGACATGATGAGATCAAGCGCCTTGTCGCATTTCAAGAAGAGATCATTGCCGAGGTTGGCAAACCGAAAATGGAAGTGCAGCTTTTAACAACAGATGCAGACTTGGAAACCGAGCTGCGTGAGAAAGCATACGGCAAATTGACTGAAGCTGCGAAGGTCGTTGAGAAAGCAGCTCGTGAAGATGCGATTTCAGACGTTTATGATGAAATTATGCTTGACTATGTAACAGAGCAACCAGAAGAAGACCGATCGAAAGAAGTAAAAGAAATACTGAATAAACTGCTGAAGGAAACGGTAAGAGAACTCATTACCAAAGAAAATATCCGTCCAGATGGCCGGAAGGTTGATGAAATCCGTCCTCTTTCTTCAGAAGTCGACATTCTTCCGAGAGCTCACGGTTCCGGTCTTTTCACACGAGGTCAGACGCAGGCATTAAGCGTATGTACACTCGGTGCGTTGGGTGACGTACAGATCCTTGACGGCTTGGGTATCGAAGAGTCAAAACGGTTCATGCATCACTACAACTTCCCGCAGTTTTCTGTCGGTGAAACCGGCCCAATCCGTGGCCCGGGACGTCGTGAAATCGGGCATGGTGCATTGGGTGAACGTGCTCTTGAACAGGTAATCCCTTCTGAAAAAGATTTCCCGTATACAATCAGACTTGTCTCTGAAGTACTCGAATCAAACGGGTCTACATCACAGGCCAGTATTTGTGCATCCACGATGGCGATGATGGCAGCAGGTGTTCCAATTACATCACCGGTTGCAGGGATTGCGATGGGACTTGTAAAGCACGGTGAAGACATGACGGTCCTTACTGACATTCAGGGTATGGAAGATGCTCTTGGCGACATGGACTTCAAGGTTGCCGGAACGAAAGACGGCGTTACAGCCCTTCAGATGGATATCAAGATCGAAGGCATTAATCGTGAAGTCTTAAAATCAGCTCTTGAACAGGCCCGTGATGGACGCTTGAAGATTCTTGATAACATGCTTTCTGCTATTCCTGAGCCTCGCGATGAGCTGAGCGAATATGCACCAAAGATCAAGACGATGAATATTCATCCGGATAAGATCCGTGATGTAATCGGACCTAGTGGTAAGATTATCAACAAGATCATTGAAGAAACCGGAGTGAAGATCGACATCGAGCAGGATGGTACCGTATTTATTTCCGGACTGGATGTTGACATGATCCATAAAGCGCTGAGCACGATCGAAGAAATCGTTCGTGAAGTGGAAGTTGGCGAAACGTATCTTGGTAAAGTAAAGCGAATTGAGAAGTTCGGTTGCTTTGTGGAGATCTTTAAAGGAAAAGATGGCCTTGTCCATATTTCACAACTCGCAAATGAGCGAGTCGGAAAAGTGGAAGATGTCGTTTCCATTGGAGATGAACTGCTCGTTAAGGTAACAGAAATTGATAACCAGGGACGTGTCAATCTGTCCCGCAAAGCGGTTCTTAACGAAGAAGCGAAGAAATAA
- a CDS encoding M16 family metallopeptidase: MVKKVTAPNGLRIVYEQSEDVRSVSMGIWIGTGSRYEEEDEKGISHFIEHMLFKGTKTRSPQQIAASFDAIGGHVNAMTSKEYTCYYAKVLDSHADFAMDVLADIFFHSRLAAEDIKKEQAVIQEEINMYEDTPDDLVFEQLSEITYGGHPLAGPILGYKSTIDSFTTEQLNDYMKKTYTAENVVISICGHVNERFIEGIINRFSDMPSHQPGLIEKPAFFPGEKGRKKETDQAHLALGFEGVAADSSQMYPLVLLNNAIGGSMSSRLFQEVREERGLAYAVYSFHEAYRDTGLLSVYAGCAIDRLDHVYEVIMSNLQKVKESGLTDTEWQNGKEQLKGSLMLGLEGTSSRMQRNGRNELILGRHRTLDDVLERINAISREDIQDVASNLFEQTPSISVVSGAGNLPQR, translated from the coding sequence GTGGTAAAAAAAGTTACAGCACCAAACGGGTTACGAATCGTTTATGAACAATCAGAAGATGTTCGGTCTGTCTCAATGGGGATTTGGATAGGTACGGGGTCAAGGTATGAGGAAGAGGATGAGAAAGGGATTTCTCATTTTATTGAACATATGCTGTTCAAAGGAACCAAAACACGCTCTCCTCAGCAAATTGCTGCGAGTTTTGATGCAATTGGCGGACATGTCAATGCCATGACGTCAAAAGAATATACGTGTTACTATGCGAAAGTTCTTGATTCTCACGCTGACTTTGCAATGGATGTTCTTGCGGACATATTTTTTCATTCAAGGCTTGCTGCAGAAGATATCAAAAAAGAGCAGGCGGTGATTCAAGAAGAGATCAATATGTATGAGGATACCCCTGATGATCTTGTTTTTGAACAGTTAAGTGAAATAACCTATGGCGGTCACCCGTTGGCGGGACCGATTTTGGGATATAAATCCACGATTGACTCGTTTACGACAGAGCAGCTTAACGACTACATGAAGAAGACATATACAGCTGAGAACGTGGTCATCTCCATTTGCGGTCATGTTAACGAACGGTTCATCGAAGGGATTATCAATCGCTTTTCTGATATGCCATCCCATCAGCCTGGTCTGATTGAAAAGCCTGCCTTTTTCCCTGGTGAAAAAGGCAGGAAAAAGGAAACCGATCAGGCCCATTTGGCACTCGGATTTGAGGGAGTTGCAGCGGATTCTTCCCAAATGTATCCTCTTGTCCTTTTGAATAATGCGATTGGCGGTTCGATGAGCAGCAGGCTGTTTCAAGAGGTCAGAGAGGAGCGGGGGCTCGCATATGCGGTGTATTCGTTTCATGAGGCATACCGTGACACAGGCCTGTTGTCGGTTTACGCAGGTTGTGCCATTGACCGCCTGGACCATGTTTATGAAGTCATTATGAGCAACCTTCAAAAAGTGAAGGAAAGTGGTCTTACAGATACGGAATGGCAAAATGGGAAGGAACAGCTTAAGGGCAGTCTGATGCTGGGTCTTGAAGGGACTTCAAGCAGAATGCAGAGAAACGGTCGAAATGAATTGATTCTCGGGAGACATCGGACCCTTGATGATGTCCTTGAGCGAATAAACGCTATCTCGAGAGAGGATATTCAGGACGTCGCGTCGAATCTGTTTGAACAGACACCGTCAATTTCAGTCGTGAGCGGTGCAGGAAACCTGCCGCAACGTTAA
- a CDS encoding aspartate-semialdehyde dehydrogenase has translation MSKMYNVAILGATGAVGQQMIDTLDRLEFPISELKLLSSSRSAGKKIMFKGQELTVEEAKPESFEGVDLALFSAGGSISKELAPEAVERGATVVDNTSAFRMDKDIPLVVPEVNADALKEHNGIIANPNCSTIQMVAAMEPVRKAFGLKRVIVSTYQAVSGAGNAAVDEMYEQSQQIMNDEPINPQILPVGGDKKHYQIAFNAVPQIDKFQDNGYTFEEMKMINETKKIMSDDSIQVAATCVRLPVETGHSESVYVEVEKDGLDVAGFKKLMEEAPGVTLQDDPSNQIYPLATDAKGKDDVFVGRIRQDLDHPKGFHFWVVADNLLKGAALNSVQIAQSLVEQNLLKK, from the coding sequence ATGTCAAAAATGTATAATGTAGCTATTTTAGGAGCAACAGGTGCAGTGGGGCAACAGATGATCGATACCCTCGACCGCTTGGAATTTCCAATCAGTGAGTTGAAACTTCTGTCTTCGAGCCGATCTGCAGGAAAGAAAATCATGTTTAAAGGGCAGGAGCTGACGGTGGAAGAAGCGAAACCCGAATCATTTGAGGGCGTTGATCTTGCTTTGTTCAGTGCAGGTGGTTCCATATCAAAAGAGCTTGCGCCTGAAGCCGTTGAGCGAGGAGCGACGGTTGTCGATAACACAAGTGCGTTTCGAATGGATAAAGACATTCCACTGGTTGTTCCTGAAGTGAACGCAGATGCTCTGAAGGAGCATAATGGCATCATTGCCAACCCGAATTGTTCAACAATCCAAATGGTTGCAGCGATGGAGCCGGTACGAAAAGCCTTTGGACTTAAAAGGGTTATTGTATCCACGTATCAGGCAGTATCCGGAGCAGGTAATGCAGCGGTTGATGAAATGTATGAACAGTCTCAGCAGATTATGAACGATGAGCCGATCAATCCGCAGATACTCCCTGTTGGAGGAGATAAGAAGCACTATCAGATCGCTTTCAATGCTGTCCCGCAAATCGATAAATTCCAGGATAACGGCTATACGTTTGAAGAGATGAAAATGATAAATGAAACTAAGAAAATTATGTCAGATGACAGCATACAGGTTGCGGCAACCTGTGTAAGACTGCCAGTAGAGACCGGCCATTCTGAGTCTGTATATGTGGAAGTCGAGAAAGATGGTCTTGATGTGGCAGGCTTCAAAAAGCTGATGGAAGAGGCGCCGGGGGTTACACTTCAGGATGATCCGTCCAATCAGATTTACCCACTGGCGACGGATGCAAAAGGAAAAGATGATGTGTTTGTCGGACGGATCCGGCAGGACCTTGATCATCCAAAAGGGTTTCATTTTTGGGTGGTTGCCGATAACCTCCTGAAAGGGGCAGCCTTAAACTCTGTACAAATCGCGCAATCCCTTGTCGAACAGAATTTATTAAAAAAATAA
- the dapG gene encoding aspartate kinase, whose protein sequence is MNICVQKFGGTSLQSDDVKIKAAEHVMDAVRKGYKVVVVVSAMGRLGDPYATDTLLSLVGGVTSTQPKRELDLLMACGETISAVTFSWLLQNGGLKSLAMTGKEAGFRTTEEYGNAKITDMNPQQIRSHLGEYDVIVVTGFQGETPKGTTATLGRGGSDTSATALGAALEADVIDIFTDVDGIMTADPRIVSGAKTLETVTYNEICNMAYQGAKVIHPRAVEVAMQAKVPIRIRSIHSDAAGTLITGSPSGRPGLDLEEKLVTGIAHVGGLVQISVTFHQKPHAEAEVFATLAQNGISVDFIHIHPTGAAFTVPSHLGNQAASLLSGLGCEVTVTEGVAKVSAVGAGMTGVPGVTSKIVQALSKKGITILQSADSHTTIWVLVYENQMKDAVNALHEAFIC, encoded by the coding sequence ATGAATATTTGTGTCCAAAAATTCGGAGGGACGTCTCTGCAATCAGATGACGTCAAAATAAAAGCTGCAGAGCATGTCATGGATGCTGTCAGGAAGGGGTATAAGGTTGTCGTGGTCGTCTCAGCAATGGGGCGACTCGGCGATCCTTATGCAACGGATACACTGTTATCCCTTGTCGGCGGTGTGACGTCGACCCAGCCCAAACGGGAACTTGATCTTCTGATGGCCTGTGGAGAAACGATATCCGCAGTGACATTTTCCTGGCTTCTTCAAAACGGCGGGCTCAAAAGCCTTGCCATGACAGGCAAAGAGGCCGGATTCAGAACAACGGAGGAATATGGGAATGCCAAGATAACAGATATGAATCCGCAACAGATCCGCTCGCATCTTGGTGAATATGATGTGATCGTCGTAACCGGTTTTCAGGGAGAAACACCGAAAGGGACAACAGCCACGCTTGGCAGAGGGGGATCCGATACGTCAGCAACAGCGCTCGGAGCAGCATTAGAAGCAGATGTTATTGATATTTTCACCGATGTGGACGGCATTATGACAGCCGATCCGAGGATCGTAAGCGGAGCAAAAACCCTTGAAACCGTTACATATAATGAAATTTGCAACATGGCTTATCAGGGTGCCAAGGTCATCCATCCAAGAGCTGTTGAAGTGGCAATGCAGGCAAAGGTACCGATCAGGATCCGCTCGATTCACTCTGATGCTGCTGGGACCTTGATCACAGGATCACCTTCAGGAAGACCCGGTCTTGATCTCGAAGAAAAGCTGGTGACGGGTATTGCACATGTTGGAGGTCTTGTTCAAATCAGCGTGACCTTTCATCAAAAGCCGCATGCAGAAGCTGAAGTATTTGCGACATTGGCCCAAAATGGTATTTCCGTTGACTTTATTCACATTCATCCAACAGGAGCCGCTTTTACTGTGCCGTCTCATCTTGGCAATCAGGCGGCCTCACTTCTTTCGGGACTCGGCTGCGAAGTGACCGTGACGGAAGGTGTTGCGAAAGTTTCTGCCGTAGGGGCAGGAATGACGGGCGTACCCGGTGTAACATCCAAAATTGTTCAGGCCCTCTCAAAAAAAGGCATCACGATTTTGCAGTCGGCCGATTCCCATACAACCATCTGGGTTCTCGTTTATGAAAATCAGATGAAAGATGCTGTAAATGCTTTGCACGAAGCATTTATCTGTTAA
- the dapA gene encoding 4-hydroxy-tetrahydrodipicolinate synthase, translating to MSFGTVLTAMVTPFDDQGMINYDQLEVLINHLIENGSDGLVVGGTTGESATLSIEEKAALYQQSVRIADGRVPIIAGTGMNDTYATAELTIRAERVGVDGIMLVAPYYNKPSQKGLYEHFQTIAEKTSLPVMVYNVPGRTAVNILPETVIELAKIENITSVKEASGNLDQVTMIVANTPDDFTVYSGDDSLTLPSLAVGADGIVSVSSHIIGKHMQQMVRYYKDGQVGEAALLHQKLLPIMRGMFIAPSPAPVKTALDMTGLDVGGVRLPLVPLTEEERKTLESIVALREKL from the coding sequence ATGAGCTTTGGAACTGTACTGACGGCGATGGTTACACCGTTTGATGACCAGGGGATGATCAATTACGATCAGCTTGAGGTGCTGATCAATCATTTGATTGAAAATGGAAGTGATGGACTGGTAGTCGGTGGGACAACCGGCGAATCTGCTACGCTGAGTATAGAGGAGAAAGCGGCACTTTATCAGCAGTCAGTCAGAATTGCAGACGGACGCGTACCCATTATTGCCGGTACCGGAATGAATGATACATACGCCACTGCTGAGTTAACAATCCGGGCAGAGCGTGTAGGCGTTGACGGTATTATGCTCGTGGCGCCCTATTATAACAAACCGTCCCAAAAAGGCCTTTACGAACATTTTCAGACGATTGCTGAAAAGACATCGTTACCGGTTATGGTCTATAATGTACCGGGACGAACGGCAGTGAATATCCTGCCGGAAACAGTGATTGAACTGGCGAAAATCGAGAACATTACGAGTGTTAAAGAAGCGAGTGGCAATCTCGATCAGGTGACCATGATCGTGGCAAATACACCCGATGATTTTACAGTGTACTCGGGAGATGACTCTTTGACTTTGCCGAGTCTGGCAGTGGGAGCTGACGGGATCGTGTCTGTGAGCAGCCATATTATCGGTAAACACATGCAGCAGATGGTCCGGTATTATAAGGATGGTCAGGTCGGGGAAGCGGCTCTTCTTCATCAGAAACTCTTGCCTATTATGAGAGGGATGTTTATTGCTCCAAGTCCTGCACCGGTGAAAACAGCCCTAGATATGACCGGACTGGACGTCGGTGGTGTTCGTTTGCCACTTGTTCCGCTGACGGAAGAAGAACGAAAAACCCTCGAATCGATCGTTGCACTGAGAGAAAAGCTGTAG
- a CDS encoding ribonuclease J, with amino-acid sequence MSNKQTEQIKFYALGGVGEVGKNMYVLELDDEMVIIDTGCMHPEDDMLGVDIVIPDMTYLIENKEKVKGIILTQALDDHIGALPYVLRELNVPVYGSRFTMALVKDLCNEVGVPGKQQFNEVHSNSKIKIGKTPVSFFKTNYSVPDTLGVMIHTSQGPIIHTGDFKFDQNPVDGMPSEMDKLTEIGSKGVLCLLSDSTGAEVPGYAPSESLVAEGLKESFHEAPESIIVSVFSSNIYRIQQVLEAAEREERKVVVVGKEIERAVEIALELGYLDDLEGTLIDLKTYKKLPSDETVVVTTGSQGEPMSCLMRMAKGSHQTVKIKSKDRIIISAVPSPGNEKQVSQMVDLLSRTGADVVYGKDKKIHVPAHACQEELKLLLNVVQPQHFIPVAGEYRMQVAQHHLARSVGIQQDEIFLLDKGECVEFNKRKAKQTGKVPAGHVLIDGLGVGDVGNIVLRDRRLLSKDGILVVVVTLNKAHNKVLSGPDVISRGFVYVRESEALIRQAETLVKETIDQQIAQNQTDWATMKSGIRDQLSKLLFDKTKRRPMIMPIIMEG; translated from the coding sequence TTGTCAAATAAGCAAACAGAACAAATAAAGTTTTACGCCCTTGGTGGCGTTGGAGAAGTCGGAAAGAACATGTATGTGCTTGAACTCGATGATGAAATGGTTATTATCGATACCGGCTGTATGCATCCTGAGGACGACATGCTCGGGGTGGATATTGTGATCCCGGATATGACTTATCTGATTGAGAATAAGGAGAAGGTGAAAGGGATTATCCTGACGCAGGCCCTCGATGATCATATTGGAGCTCTTCCTTATGTTCTTCGTGAATTGAATGTGCCGGTTTACGGTTCGAGGTTCACGATGGCCCTGGTCAAAGACCTTTGTAACGAAGTGGGCGTCCCAGGCAAACAGCAGTTTAATGAAGTGCATTCCAATTCCAAAATTAAAATCGGGAAAACACCCGTCAGCTTTTTCAAAACGAATTACAGTGTACCGGACACGCTGGGTGTCATGATTCATACTTCGCAGGGACCGATCATTCATACGGGTGATTTTAAATTTGATCAAAACCCTGTGGATGGCATGCCTTCGGAAATGGATAAGTTAACAGAAATCGGTTCAAAAGGCGTACTGTGTCTCCTCTCAGACAGCACAGGAGCGGAAGTCCCGGGCTATGCCCCTTCGGAATCCCTCGTCGCAGAAGGACTTAAAGAATCATTCCATGAAGCACCGGAATCGATTATTGTATCGGTTTTTTCATCAAATATCTATCGCATTCAACAAGTGCTTGAAGCGGCAGAGCGTGAAGAACGCAAGGTAGTCGTTGTAGGTAAGGAAATCGAGAGGGCTGTTGAAATTGCTCTTGAACTTGGGTATCTTGATGATCTTGAAGGAACACTCATTGATCTGAAGACGTATAAAAAGCTTCCATCAGATGAAACGGTTGTCGTCACCACAGGCAGTCAGGGAGAGCCGATGAGCTGTCTGATGAGAATGGCAAAAGGTTCACACCAGACGGTGAAAATCAAATCGAAAGACCGGATCATTATTTCAGCAGTACCAAGCCCGGGTAATGAAAAACAGGTATCGCAAATGGTTGATTTGCTTTCTAGAACCGGTGCTGATGTGGTGTACGGAAAAGATAAAAAAATCCACGTCCCTGCCCATGCCTGCCAGGAAGAATTGAAGCTGCTCCTGAACGTGGTTCAGCCGCAACACTTTATTCCGGTAGCAGGAGAATACCGGATGCAAGTGGCACAGCATCACCTGGCGCGTTCCGTTGGCATTCAGCAGGATGAGATCTTTTTACTTGATAAAGGCGAATGTGTGGAGTTCAATAAGCGTAAAGCAAAGCAGACTGGAAAAGTTCCTGCCGGACATGTTTTAATTGATGGCCTCGGTGTTGGTGATGTTGGAAATATTGTTCTTCGTGATCGCCGCTTGCTTTCTAAAGATGGCATTCTGGTGGTCGTCGTGACGCTCAATAAAGCCCACAATAAGGTTTTGTCAGGTCCTGACGTGATTTCAAGAGGTTTTGTCTATGTCCGGGAATCTGAAGCCCTGATTCGGCAGGCCGAAACGCTTGTCAAGGAAACAATCGATCAGCAGATTGCGCAAAATCAGACGGATTGGGCTACGATGAAGAGTGGTATCCGTGATCAGTTAAGTAAATTACTGTTTGATAAGACAAAACGCCGTCCAATGATCATGCCGATTATTATGGAAGGTTGA
- the ltrA gene encoding group II intron reverse transcriptase/maturase: MQKRVAIWQRKESKSGMQLIDRVVCPDNLNLAMNRVISNKGNPGVDGMTVDQLEAHVHQYAKPLIAKIQKGTYQPLPVKRVEIPKENGKKRKLGIPAVRDRMVQQAIFQVIDPIIDPHFSPNSYGFRPGKNAKQAIKQAAKYYDEGFKMVVDIDLKSYFDTIPHQKLMNYLEQYIQDPIILKLIWKFLKSGIMIGDNWESSRNGAPQGGNLSPILSNVYLHELDKELERRGHRFVRYADDFCIYVKRRRAAERVLLNTTTFLEGTLKLSVNQEKSAIGSPTKRKFLGFCIHKSNNETRCRPHHASKAKFKAKLKYLTRRNQANSFDYIILKINQVTTGWINYYGISYMKSFINSIKQWLHHRLRQLIWKQWKKIKTRYKNLMKYGIETEEAWKMANTRKGYWRASKNETLHKAIKIEKLAGWGLKDMSQLYEHAYSTY; the protein is encoded by the coding sequence ATGCAGAAGCGTGTAGCAATCTGGCAACGAAAGGAGTCGAAAAGCGGTATGCAATTAATTGACAGAGTGGTCTGTCCGGATAACCTGAATTTGGCGATGAACCGGGTGATTTCCAATAAAGGAAACCCCGGGGTCGACGGGATGACCGTTGACCAACTTGAAGCACATGTTCACCAATATGCGAAACCATTGATAGCCAAAATCCAAAAAGGGACATATCAACCTTTGCCCGTAAAACGGGTAGAGATTCCGAAAGAGAATGGAAAGAAACGCAAATTGGGGATACCGGCAGTCCGGGACCGTATGGTCCAGCAAGCGATTTTTCAAGTTATTGACCCGATAATAGATCCGCACTTCTCTCCAAACAGTTATGGGTTCAGACCGGGTAAAAATGCCAAACAAGCGATTAAACAAGCCGCAAAATATTATGATGAAGGATTCAAAATGGTCGTGGATATCGATCTGAAAAGTTATTTTGATACGATTCCCCATCAAAAGCTGATGAACTATCTTGAACAATATATTCAGGATCCGATCATCTTGAAACTGATCTGGAAGTTTCTTAAAAGCGGGATTATGATAGGGGACAACTGGGAATCTTCAAGAAACGGTGCACCGCAAGGTGGCAACTTATCACCGATTCTCAGCAATGTTTACCTACATGAACTGGATAAGGAATTGGAAAGAAGAGGCCACCGTTTCGTCAGATATGCAGATGACTTTTGCATCTACGTTAAAAGGCGCAGAGCTGCGGAGCGTGTGCTCCTTAACACAACAACTTTCCTCGAGGGAACACTTAAACTGAGTGTGAACCAAGAGAAAAGTGCTATAGGATCACCAACGAAACGAAAGTTTCTGGGGTTTTGCATTCACAAAAGTAATAATGAAACCAGGTGCAGACCTCACCACGCCTCCAAGGCGAAGTTCAAAGCCAAACTGAAATATCTGACGAGAAGAAACCAGGCGAACTCCTTCGATTACATTATTCTTAAGATTAACCAGGTGACAACCGGCTGGATCAACTACTATGGCATCAGTTACATGAAATCCTTTATCAACAGCATTAAGCAATGGTTACACCATCGGCTGAGGCAACTGATCTGGAAACAGTGGAAGAAAATTAAAACGAGATACAAGAATTTGATGAAGTATGGCATTGAAACCGAAGAAGCTTGGAAAATGGCAAACACTCGCAAAGGCTATTGGCGTGCCTCCAAGAACGAGACACTGCACAAAGCCATCAAAATAGAAAAGCTCGCAGGGTGGGGACTCAAAGACATGAGTCAACTCTACGAGCATGCATACTCAACTTATTGA